One Engraulis encrasicolus isolate BLACKSEA-1 chromosome 5, IST_EnEncr_1.0, whole genome shotgun sequence DNA segment encodes these proteins:
- the si:cabz01093077.1 gene encoding C-C chemokine receptor type 8 codes for MNTTVALPTTTTDYYDNHTQSTTDYYDYYNDNYTQSSMVPCIMETDLVLGPIFRPLLLWVVCVLGSLGNGLVLCVLLLSRVRGMADVCLLNLALADLLLALLLPLWAHTGTGEDVAGSGLAADALCKLKIGVYQLGFASGLLFVSLMSLDRYLAIVHAVRSSAVRKLRYSLLASATVWAISVSFAAIKAAFYVSKEGQCDWSYPPETARTWVLAHNFVEVGLCLGLCLPVVTLCYVRILVVVRQQKSSKKDRAVRLIFAIVCVFVLFWVPYNAAVLVQTAVDLMEVEDCEVNQRLVLALEVTEVVTLTHCCINPVIYAFVGEKFRRSFADMFVRCRLCRKLCPCLAPDSSIYSKPSDYETSNTPVSSSRVE; via the exons ATGAA CACAACAGTGGCGCTGCCAACAACGACAACGGATTACTATGACAACCACACCCAGTCCACAACGGATTACTATGACTACTACAATGACAACTACACACAGTCCTCAATGGTGCCCTGCATCATGGAGACTGACCTTGTGCTGGGGCCCATCTTCCGCCCGCTGCTgctttgggtggtgtgtgtgttgggctcgcTGGGCAACGGCCTGGTGCTGTGCGTGCTGCTGCTGAGCCGTGTGAGGGGCATGGCTGACGTGTGCCTGCTCAACCTGGCCCTGGCAGACCTGTTGCTGGCCCTGCTGCTCCCGCTCTGGGCGCACACTGGCACCGGTGAGGACGTGGCCGGCTCGGGCTTGGCTGCCGACGCCCTCTGCAAGCTGAAGATCGGCGTGTACCAGCTGGGCTTTGCCAGCGGCCTACTCTTCGTCTCGCTCATGAGCCTGGACCGCTACTTGGCCATCGTGCACGCCGTCCGCTCCTCCGCCGTGCGCAAGCTCCGCTACAGTCTGCTGGCCAGCGCCACCGTGTGGGCCATCTCCGTCAGCTTCGCCGCCATAAAGGCTGCGTTCTACGTGAGCAAGGAGGGTCAATGCGATTGGAGCTACCCGCCTGAAACCGCCCGGACCTGGGTCCTCGCTCACAACTTTGTGGAGGTGGGCCTGTGCCTGGGCCTCTGCCTGCCAGTGGTGACCTTGTGCTACGTCCGCATCCTGGTTGTGGTGCGGCAGCAGAAGAGCTCCAAGAAGGACCGCGCCGTGCGGCTGATCTTCGCcatcgtgtgcgtgtttgtgctctTCTGGGTGCCCTACAACGCGGCCGTGCTGGTGCAGACGGCGGTTGACCTGATGGAGGTTGAGGACTGCGAGGTGAACCAGCGCCTGGTGCTGGCCTTGGAGGTGACAGAGGTAGTAACGCTGACACACTGCTGCATCAACCCAGTCATCTATGCCTTCGTCGGGGAGAAGTTCAGGAGGAGCTTTGCTGATATGTTTGTCAGGTGTCGGCTCTGCAGGAAGCTGTGCCCCTGCCTTGCTCCTGACTCATCTATCTACTCTAAGCCTTCAGACTACGAGACCTCAAACACTCCTGTGTCGTCATCACGGGTTGAGTGA